The sequence below is a genomic window from Puntigrus tetrazona isolate hp1 unplaced genomic scaffold, ASM1883169v1 S000000763, whole genome shotgun sequence.
TCACcacagatttacatttaatttggaaGAGCGCTAGTATCTTCTATACAGAATTTCCAAAAAACACAAGCGAAGAGAAACAATAGATGCTTCCACATGTAGtctaacataataaaatggCGGTTGATCGACTCCATCTACATGTTGACTATCATTCTAAAtccagtttcttttttctttcttttttcttgcccacatttaagtgtttaaaaaacaaagcatgaagataatgtttttgttaagaTGTTCATATGAGCGTGCAAAATAACACCTAAATAGGAACATAGCAGTATACTTAAAGTATCATGTAAAGTATTTGAAATATACTAATTTTCTTATACAGTTTCATGCAACACTTgtttgattcagtttttttcagttgcaACATTCCAAAGTAATTTATTCACCAATAATGTCCATCATCAATAGCAACGGTGGAATAATTTCTCACTCGTGTAGTTCAGTAATCAATGTTATCCAACGAACAATCTTAACCGTCactcaaaaatcatttaaattgagAGTTTTGTGACTCACAATGTgcgtaatgtttttattctctctctccttaTACTTAGGTGACATGAGAAAAGCTGTAAAAGGTAACGAtgcgtttaaaatgtaaagaaacatCCCGAATGCGTTGAATTATTCACacgtctctctcttctcctcagGCCAGCGCTGTGGGGTTTCTTCACTCAGTGCTGGTGTTGTAGGAGGTGAGGATGTAGGGAACAGGCCTTGGCTGGTCCGTCTACACATTTCCGGCCGTGGCTTCTGCGGAGGTTCCCTCATCAGCCGTGAATGGGTGCTCACTGCAGCTCACTGCACTGACTATCTGTAAGAACGGactcataaatataaataatgtgcgATTCAATTTGAAGATGCTATCTCACTTGACATTCTTTGCTTCCTCTTTCAGATCCTCAGACTCTGAACTGAACTATACCGTTTACCTGGGTAGGCAGAGCCAAAACACTTCGGTGTCTAACCCACACGAGGTGAGTCGAGGAATCCGATCCATCGTTCCACATCCGGACTACGACCCCTCACAGTGTGTTAACGACATCGCCTTGCTGAGACTGAGCGAGCCAGTGAACTTCACGAACTACATTAGCCCCATCTGCCTCGCTGCGAACGACAGCGTCTTTTACAACTGCACCACCTGCTGGTCCACCAGATGGGGAGAAACCGGCTTTTTAGGtaataatcaacattttaaCACACTGGACTGCATGGATTCTAGATTATGCAGCTAGATTGCAAAATGCAGGCCTCTAGTTTAGTAAAGCGGACACTTTAGCCACTTTAGCCACTTTAGccttaacaaaaatgtaaagtcaACACTTCATTCATTTCAAGAACTGCATTCACTTCATTGCATTTTATGCACGGAATGTACTTTTGAGTTCATCGCTagcaaaaacatctttttttcatatagTGCATACGTATATCACTTCAGCTAAATATGTCTTTAAGGAATGAATAtatccaacctggtctcataaaaatgtgtacttCTGTGCACTTTCTGAGCACCACCGTTTTTACATACCGTACTGCGCTACTACTGATAGATATctacttattgttattatttcgtCTCTCTAAAAAGTGCACCTAGGTACATTCGCCATGAGACCAGGtggaatactttttgttttcaaaaagtgTTTGCGTTATCCATTAAGTAAAAAGTTAATTCGGccttaaatgcacacaaaaaagtaaagagagTGTATTAAATAGACTGGCAGCGAACATCACATGATACAAGCATACCATACAAGCATTGAatttaaatgcactgtaaatgcATTACGGTGAATGCGAATACACGTCAAAGCCTGTTTTCTTGACCTAACACTTAGACTCTCAGCACACTTATGGAACTCTGCAGGAAGTGAAGATGAGAATAGTTGGGAATAAGGAGTGTGACTGCAGGGTTATGGACGTAACAATCACTCCGACAATGATCTGTGCCGAAGAAGAGGCTGGAGAAAAAACATGTTATGTAAGTAAGAACAGTTTCTGACTCAAGGAGGTTGAACTCTTCCGAGGGAATTTGAGGGAACATGTACAGCTATGAAGTATGGTTCCAGGATACTGTCCATATTGTAGCATgagcacttttatttaataattattattattatttctgcatATAGCTCTGGTGCTTACAGAAGGACCACCATTTAAGCGGCCCTTAAATATGTCATGGAgggatatttaaaatgttttaaaattaatttgtgggTAATACATTTGGAAGCGAGCATTTACGGATCACAATGCAAGTAGCATGCAATACAAACACTGTTCATGTGTCACAGACATGAGAACCGTGTGCTATTTAGATTTGTACTAGGGATGCACAATGTTATGCCAGCGATTAGATCACGTCAGCAGTGTGGTGGATTTTGAAAAAATAGGAATTAGTGAGAGAACTAGTGAGTGTCTGTTTCATTCATACTCCACGAGTGAGACTCACACAAGTGATATAACTTGACATACTCATTTCAGTTCATGGAGCTCTCTTGTAATGAGCTGATTATCGGAAtaaagtttgttaaaaa
It includes:
- the LOC122335339 gene encoding testisin-like — its product is MRKAVKGQRCGVSSLSAGVVGGEDVGNRPWLVRLHISGRGFCGGSLISREWVLTAAHCTDYLSSDSELNYTVYLGRQSQNTSVSNPHEVSRGIRSIVPHPDYDPSQCVNDIALLRLSEPVNFTNYISPICLAANDSVFYNCTTCWSTRWGETGFLDSQHTYGTLQEVKMRIVGNKECDCRVMDVTITPTMICAEEEAGEKTCYRDSGGPLQCEQESVWILAGVTSPSSCGTGNAPDSYARVSSYQNWIMKNVNGTDIGFVTFTSDGEDKDSSFLCSAEDIGPLYPFGNEDIENPSVDDGSSQLILLEEPFVYFGHVYQEVYVNNNGHLTFNGPLSQPTPNYLYSQLNRDIIAPLWTDMDNTVNGTISYRQ